A genomic window from Betta splendens chromosome 17, fBetSpl5.4, whole genome shotgun sequence includes:
- the dtna gene encoding dystrobrevin alpha isoform X3 — translation MIEDCRQRGDNMADRRQLFVEMRAQDLDSIRLSTYRTACKLRFVQKKCNLHLVDIWNVIEAFRENGLNTMDLSAELSVARLEVVLSTIFYQLNKRMPTTHQINAEQSVGVLLNFLLAAYDPESRGKISVFVVKTAVATICGGKILDKLRYIFSQISDSAGIMAPSQFDQFLREVLKLPMAVFEGPSFGYTEQAARTCFAQQKKVSLNTFLDTLMSDPPPQCLVWLPLMHRLANVENVFHPVECSYCHTESMMGFRYRCQQCHNYQLCQDCFWRGHASGSHSNQHQMKEYTSWKSPAKKLSHALSKSLSCASSREPLHPFFPEMPEKPLNLAHIVPPRPVNITNDYSFSHSMPTSGNPYSTKNKNNDVEQRKPLTGAAPHLMKGRGLNYNLDVADRLADEHVLIGLYVNLLQNHPTTCLLDSSNHQDEEHSLIARYAARLAADAAQAQQQRVPTDLPCSPDANKQQRQLIAELESKNREILQEIQRLRLQHEEASQPPPDRGQQNPTLLAELRLLRQRKDELEQRMSTLQESRRELMVQLEQLMMLLKQEEERKRGTQGPGSPRSSPSHTVSRPMPTPIHSDSAGTTPTHTPQDSLMGVGGDVQEAFAQGPRRNLRNDLLIAADSITNTMSSLVKELNSEGGSETESTVDSDFGRGDLLATTSSDPFLSYKPRSAADDERFENDLEQQLEDELTLDELTKHRQDAEKTCMVTLQQ, via the exons ATGATTGAAGACTGTAGGCAGCGCGGTGACAACATGGCAGATAGACGGCAACTGTTCGTTGAAATGA GGGCTCAGGATTTGGACTCCATACGGTTATCAACATACAGAACAGCTTGCAAACTCAGATTTGTGCAGAAGAAATGCAACT TGCATTTGGTCGACATATGGAACGTCATCGAGGCTTTCCGGGAGAACGGCCTCAACACCATGGACCTCAGCGCCGAGCTCTCGGTGGCCCGTCTGGAGGTGGTCCTGTCCACCATCTTCTACCAGCTCAACAAGCGCATGCCCACCACCCACCAGATCAACGCGGAGCAGTCCGTCGGCGTGCTGCTCAACTTCCTGCTGGCGGCCTACGACCC GGAGAGCCGCGGGAAAATATCTGTCTTTGTTGTGAAGACGGCCGTAGCAACCATCTGTGGAGGGAAAATTCTGGATAAATTAAGAT ATATTTTTTCACAGATATCAGATTCCGCTGGAATAATGGCGCCGTCACAGTTTGACCAGTTTCTGAGGGAGGTTCTCAAGTTACCGATGGCGGTTTTCGAGGGGCCTTCGTTCGGTTACACGGAACAAGCTGCGAGAACCTGCTTCGCGCAGCAG AAAAAGGTCTCCCTCAACACATTCCTCGATACGCTGATGTCAGACCCGCCCCCTCAGTGTCTGGTGTGGTTGCCGCTCATGCACCGGCTCGCCAACGTGGAGAACG TCTTTCACCCGGTCGAGTGCTCCTACTGCCATACTGAGAGTATGATGGGCTTCCGCTACCGCTGCCAGCAATGTCATAATTACCAGCTCTGTCAGGACTGCTTCTGGAGGGGGCATGCCAGCGGTTCCCATAGCAACCAGCACCAAATGAAGGAGTATACGTCATGG AAATCCCCTGCTAAGAAGTTATCCCATGCCCTCAGTAAATCGCTGAGCTGTGCATCCAGCAGAGAGCCTCTTCACCCCTTCTTTCCTGAAATGCCAGAGAAACCTCTTAACCTAGCTCATATTGT GCCACCGCGACCAGTGAACATCACCAATGACTACTCGTTCTCCCACTCCATGCCTACATCAGGGAACCCTTACTCCACCAAAAA CAAGAATAATGATGTTGAGCAAAGAAAGCCCTTGACTGGGGCGGCTCCGCATCTGATGAAAGGCAGAGG GTTGAACTACAACCTCGACGTTGCCGATAGACTCGCGGACGAACACGTTCTGATTGGCCTCTATGTGAACCTGCTCCAAAACCACCCCACAACATG TTTGCTGGACAGCAGTAACCATCAAGATGAAGAGCACAGTCTTATCGCCCGCTATGCTGCTAGactggctgctgatgctgcg CAGGCTCAACAGCAGAGGGTCCCCACGGACCTCCCCTGCTCTCCGGATGCCAAcaaacagcagcggcagctcatTGCAGAGCTCGAGAGCAAAAACAG AGAAATCCTGCAGGAAATCCAGCGGCTGCGTCTCCAGCACGAGGAGGCCTCCCAGCCGCCTCCCGACAGGGGCCAGCAGAACCCCACGCTGCTGGCTGAGCTGCGACTTCTCAG GCAACGGAAAGACGAGCTTGAACAAAGAATGTCCACTCTGCAGGAGAGTCGCAGGGAACTCatggtgcagctggagcaaCTGATGATGCTTCTCAAG caggaggaggaacgaAAACGAGGC ACTCAGGGTCCGGGCTCTCCGCGCTCTTCCCCCAGCCACACCGTCAGCCGGCCGATGCCCACCCCGATCCACTCGGACTCCGCCGGCACCACCCCCACTCACACGCCTCAGGACTCGCTCATGGGCGTGGGAGGGGATGTTCAAGAGGCCTTCGCTCAGG GTCCACGGAGAAATTTAAGAAATGACCTTCTCATAGCGGCTGACTCCATCACCAACACAATGTCATCACTGGTTAAGGAACTCAATTCAG AGGGTGGAAGTGAGACAGAGAGCACCGTGGATTCAGACTTTGGGCGCGGTGACCTACTGGCTACGACCTCTTCAGATCCCTTCCTCAGCTACAAACCAAG gagTGCTGCGGATGATGAGAGGTTTGAGAACgatctggagcagcagctggaggacgagcTCACCTTGGACGAGCTAAcgaagcacaggcaggatgcaGAGAAAACATGCATG GTGACTCTGCAGCAGTGA
- the dtna gene encoding dystrobrevin alpha isoform X1, giving the protein MIEDCRQRGDNMADRRQLFVEMRAQDLDSIRLSTYRTACKLRFVQKKCNLHLVDIWNVIEAFRENGLNTMDLSAELSVARLEVVLSTIFYQLNKRMPTTHQINAEQSVGVLLNFLLAAYDPESRGKISVFVVKTAVATICGGKILDKLRYIFSQISDSAGIMAPSQFDQFLREVLKLPMAVFEGPSFGYTEQAARTCFAQQKKVSLNTFLDTLMSDPPPQCLVWLPLMHRLANVENVFHPVECSYCHTESMMGFRYRCQQCHNYQLCQDCFWRGHASGSHSNQHQMKEYTSWKSPAKKLSHALSKSLSCASSREPLHPFFPEMPEKPLNLAHIVDTWPPRPVNITNDYSFSHSMPTSGNPYSTKNKNNDVEQRKPLTGAAPHLMKGRGLNYNLDVADRLADEHVLIGLYVNLLQNHPTTCLLDSSNHQDEEHSLIARYAARLAADAAQAQQQRVPTDLPCSPDANKQQRQLIAELESKNREILQEIQRLRLQHEEASQPPPDRGQQNPTLLAELRLLRQRKDELEQRMSTLQESRRELMVQLEQLMMLLKQEEERKRGTQGPGSPRSSPSHTVSRPMPTPIHSDSAGTTPTHTPQDSLMGVGGDVQEAFAQGPRRNLRNDLLIAADSITNTMSSLVKELNSEGGSETESTVDSDFGRGDLLATTSSDPFLSYKPRSAADDERFENDLEQQLEDELTLDELTKHRQDAEKTCMVTLQQ; this is encoded by the exons ATGATTGAAGACTGTAGGCAGCGCGGTGACAACATGGCAGATAGACGGCAACTGTTCGTTGAAATGA GGGCTCAGGATTTGGACTCCATACGGTTATCAACATACAGAACAGCTTGCAAACTCAGATTTGTGCAGAAGAAATGCAACT TGCATTTGGTCGACATATGGAACGTCATCGAGGCTTTCCGGGAGAACGGCCTCAACACCATGGACCTCAGCGCCGAGCTCTCGGTGGCCCGTCTGGAGGTGGTCCTGTCCACCATCTTCTACCAGCTCAACAAGCGCATGCCCACCACCCACCAGATCAACGCGGAGCAGTCCGTCGGCGTGCTGCTCAACTTCCTGCTGGCGGCCTACGACCC GGAGAGCCGCGGGAAAATATCTGTCTTTGTTGTGAAGACGGCCGTAGCAACCATCTGTGGAGGGAAAATTCTGGATAAATTAAGAT ATATTTTTTCACAGATATCAGATTCCGCTGGAATAATGGCGCCGTCACAGTTTGACCAGTTTCTGAGGGAGGTTCTCAAGTTACCGATGGCGGTTTTCGAGGGGCCTTCGTTCGGTTACACGGAACAAGCTGCGAGAACCTGCTTCGCGCAGCAG AAAAAGGTCTCCCTCAACACATTCCTCGATACGCTGATGTCAGACCCGCCCCCTCAGTGTCTGGTGTGGTTGCCGCTCATGCACCGGCTCGCCAACGTGGAGAACG TCTTTCACCCGGTCGAGTGCTCCTACTGCCATACTGAGAGTATGATGGGCTTCCGCTACCGCTGCCAGCAATGTCATAATTACCAGCTCTGTCAGGACTGCTTCTGGAGGGGGCATGCCAGCGGTTCCCATAGCAACCAGCACCAAATGAAGGAGTATACGTCATGG AAATCCCCTGCTAAGAAGTTATCCCATGCCCTCAGTAAATCGCTGAGCTGTGCATCCAGCAGAGAGCCTCTTCACCCCTTCTTTCCTGAAATGCCAGAGAAACCTCTTAACCTAGCTCATATTGT AGACACGTG GCCACCGCGACCAGTGAACATCACCAATGACTACTCGTTCTCCCACTCCATGCCTACATCAGGGAACCCTTACTCCACCAAAAA CAAGAATAATGATGTTGAGCAAAGAAAGCCCTTGACTGGGGCGGCTCCGCATCTGATGAAAGGCAGAGG GTTGAACTACAACCTCGACGTTGCCGATAGACTCGCGGACGAACACGTTCTGATTGGCCTCTATGTGAACCTGCTCCAAAACCACCCCACAACATG TTTGCTGGACAGCAGTAACCATCAAGATGAAGAGCACAGTCTTATCGCCCGCTATGCTGCTAGactggctgctgatgctgcg CAGGCTCAACAGCAGAGGGTCCCCACGGACCTCCCCTGCTCTCCGGATGCCAAcaaacagcagcggcagctcatTGCAGAGCTCGAGAGCAAAAACAG AGAAATCCTGCAGGAAATCCAGCGGCTGCGTCTCCAGCACGAGGAGGCCTCCCAGCCGCCTCCCGACAGGGGCCAGCAGAACCCCACGCTGCTGGCTGAGCTGCGACTTCTCAG GCAACGGAAAGACGAGCTTGAACAAAGAATGTCCACTCTGCAGGAGAGTCGCAGGGAACTCatggtgcagctggagcaaCTGATGATGCTTCTCAAG caggaggaggaacgaAAACGAGGC ACTCAGGGTCCGGGCTCTCCGCGCTCTTCCCCCAGCCACACCGTCAGCCGGCCGATGCCCACCCCGATCCACTCGGACTCCGCCGGCACCACCCCCACTCACACGCCTCAGGACTCGCTCATGGGCGTGGGAGGGGATGTTCAAGAGGCCTTCGCTCAGG GTCCACGGAGAAATTTAAGAAATGACCTTCTCATAGCGGCTGACTCCATCACCAACACAATGTCATCACTGGTTAAGGAACTCAATTCAG AGGGTGGAAGTGAGACAGAGAGCACCGTGGATTCAGACTTTGGGCGCGGTGACCTACTGGCTACGACCTCTTCAGATCCCTTCCTCAGCTACAAACCAAG gagTGCTGCGGATGATGAGAGGTTTGAGAACgatctggagcagcagctggaggacgagcTCACCTTGGACGAGCTAAcgaagcacaggcaggatgcaGAGAAAACATGCATG GTGACTCTGCAGCAGTGA
- the dtna gene encoding dystrobrevin alpha isoform X2, translating to MIEDCRQRGDNMADRRQLFVEMRAQDLDSIRLSTYRTACKLRFVQKKCNLHLVDIWNVIEAFRENGLNTMDLSAELSVARLEVVLSTIFYQLNKRMPTTHQINAEQSVGVLLNFLLAAYDPESRGKISVFVVKTAVATICGGKILDKLRYIFSQISDSAGIMAPSQFDQFLREVLKLPMAVFEGPSFGYTEQAARTCFAQQKKVSLNTFLDTLMSDPPPQCLVWLPLMHRLANVENVFHPVECSYCHTESMMGFRYRCQQCHNYQLCQDCFWRGHASGSHSNQHQMKEYTSWKSPAKKLSHALSKSLSCASSREPLHPFFPEMPEKPLNLAHIVDTWPPRPVNITNDYSFSHSMPTSGNPYSTKNKNNDVEQRKPLTGAAPHLMKGRGLNYNLDVADRLADEHVLIGLYVNLLQNHPTTCLLDSSNHQDEEHSLIARYAARLAADAAAQQQRVPTDLPCSPDANKQQRQLIAELESKNREILQEIQRLRLQHEEASQPPPDRGQQNPTLLAELRLLRQRKDELEQRMSTLQESRRELMVQLEQLMMLLKQEEERKRGTQGPGSPRSSPSHTVSRPMPTPIHSDSAGTTPTHTPQDSLMGVGGDVQEAFAQGPRRNLRNDLLIAADSITNTMSSLVKELNSEGGSETESTVDSDFGRGDLLATTSSDPFLSYKPRSAADDERFENDLEQQLEDELTLDELTKHRQDAEKTCMVTLQQ from the exons ATGATTGAAGACTGTAGGCAGCGCGGTGACAACATGGCAGATAGACGGCAACTGTTCGTTGAAATGA GGGCTCAGGATTTGGACTCCATACGGTTATCAACATACAGAACAGCTTGCAAACTCAGATTTGTGCAGAAGAAATGCAACT TGCATTTGGTCGACATATGGAACGTCATCGAGGCTTTCCGGGAGAACGGCCTCAACACCATGGACCTCAGCGCCGAGCTCTCGGTGGCCCGTCTGGAGGTGGTCCTGTCCACCATCTTCTACCAGCTCAACAAGCGCATGCCCACCACCCACCAGATCAACGCGGAGCAGTCCGTCGGCGTGCTGCTCAACTTCCTGCTGGCGGCCTACGACCC GGAGAGCCGCGGGAAAATATCTGTCTTTGTTGTGAAGACGGCCGTAGCAACCATCTGTGGAGGGAAAATTCTGGATAAATTAAGAT ATATTTTTTCACAGATATCAGATTCCGCTGGAATAATGGCGCCGTCACAGTTTGACCAGTTTCTGAGGGAGGTTCTCAAGTTACCGATGGCGGTTTTCGAGGGGCCTTCGTTCGGTTACACGGAACAAGCTGCGAGAACCTGCTTCGCGCAGCAG AAAAAGGTCTCCCTCAACACATTCCTCGATACGCTGATGTCAGACCCGCCCCCTCAGTGTCTGGTGTGGTTGCCGCTCATGCACCGGCTCGCCAACGTGGAGAACG TCTTTCACCCGGTCGAGTGCTCCTACTGCCATACTGAGAGTATGATGGGCTTCCGCTACCGCTGCCAGCAATGTCATAATTACCAGCTCTGTCAGGACTGCTTCTGGAGGGGGCATGCCAGCGGTTCCCATAGCAACCAGCACCAAATGAAGGAGTATACGTCATGG AAATCCCCTGCTAAGAAGTTATCCCATGCCCTCAGTAAATCGCTGAGCTGTGCATCCAGCAGAGAGCCTCTTCACCCCTTCTTTCCTGAAATGCCAGAGAAACCTCTTAACCTAGCTCATATTGT AGACACGTG GCCACCGCGACCAGTGAACATCACCAATGACTACTCGTTCTCCCACTCCATGCCTACATCAGGGAACCCTTACTCCACCAAAAA CAAGAATAATGATGTTGAGCAAAGAAAGCCCTTGACTGGGGCGGCTCCGCATCTGATGAAAGGCAGAGG GTTGAACTACAACCTCGACGTTGCCGATAGACTCGCGGACGAACACGTTCTGATTGGCCTCTATGTGAACCTGCTCCAAAACCACCCCACAACATG TTTGCTGGACAGCAGTAACCATCAAGATGAAGAGCACAGTCTTATCGCCCGCTATGCTGCTAGactggctgctgatgctgcg GCTCAACAGCAGAGGGTCCCCACGGACCTCCCCTGCTCTCCGGATGCCAAcaaacagcagcggcagctcatTGCAGAGCTCGAGAGCAAAAACAG AGAAATCCTGCAGGAAATCCAGCGGCTGCGTCTCCAGCACGAGGAGGCCTCCCAGCCGCCTCCCGACAGGGGCCAGCAGAACCCCACGCTGCTGGCTGAGCTGCGACTTCTCAG GCAACGGAAAGACGAGCTTGAACAAAGAATGTCCACTCTGCAGGAGAGTCGCAGGGAACTCatggtgcagctggagcaaCTGATGATGCTTCTCAAG caggaggaggaacgaAAACGAGGC ACTCAGGGTCCGGGCTCTCCGCGCTCTTCCCCCAGCCACACCGTCAGCCGGCCGATGCCCACCCCGATCCACTCGGACTCCGCCGGCACCACCCCCACTCACACGCCTCAGGACTCGCTCATGGGCGTGGGAGGGGATGTTCAAGAGGCCTTCGCTCAGG GTCCACGGAGAAATTTAAGAAATGACCTTCTCATAGCGGCTGACTCCATCACCAACACAATGTCATCACTGGTTAAGGAACTCAATTCAG AGGGTGGAAGTGAGACAGAGAGCACCGTGGATTCAGACTTTGGGCGCGGTGACCTACTGGCTACGACCTCTTCAGATCCCTTCCTCAGCTACAAACCAAG gagTGCTGCGGATGATGAGAGGTTTGAGAACgatctggagcagcagctggaggacgagcTCACCTTGGACGAGCTAAcgaagcacaggcaggatgcaGAGAAAACATGCATG GTGACTCTGCAGCAGTGA
- the dtna gene encoding dystrobrevin alpha isoform X7 translates to MIEDCRQRGDNMADRRQLFVEMRAQDLDSIRLSTYRTACKLRFVQKKCNLHLVDIWNVIEAFRENGLNTMDLSAELSVARLEVVLSTIFYQLNKRMPTTHQINAEQSVGVLLNFLLAAYDPESRGKISVFVVKTAVATICGGKILDKLRYIFSQISDSAGIMAPSQFDQFLREVLKLPMAVFEGPSFGYTEQAARTCFAQQKKVSLNTFLDTLMSDPPPQCLVWLPLMHRLANVENVFHPVECSYCHTESMMGFRYRCQQCHNYQLCQDCFWRGHASGSHSNQHQMKEYTSWKSPAKKLSHALSKSLSCASSREPLHPFFPEMPEKPLNLAHIVDTWPPRPVNITNDYSFSHSMPTSGNPYSTKNKNNDVEQRKPLTGAAPHLMKGRGLLDSSNHQDEEHSLIARYAARLAADAAAQQQRVPTDLPCSPDANKQQRQLIAELESKNREILQEIQRLRLQHEEASQPPPDRGQQNPTLLAELRLLRQRKDELEQRMSTLQESRRELMVQLEQLMMLLKQEEERKRGTQGPGSPRSSPSHTVSRPMPTPIHSDSAGTTPTHTPQDSLMGVGGDVQEAFAQGPRRNLRNDLLIAADSITNTMSSLVKELNSEGGSETESTVDSDFGRGDLLATTSSDPFLSYKPRSAADDERFENDLEQQLEDELTLDELTKHRQDAEKTCMVTLQQ, encoded by the exons ATGATTGAAGACTGTAGGCAGCGCGGTGACAACATGGCAGATAGACGGCAACTGTTCGTTGAAATGA GGGCTCAGGATTTGGACTCCATACGGTTATCAACATACAGAACAGCTTGCAAACTCAGATTTGTGCAGAAGAAATGCAACT TGCATTTGGTCGACATATGGAACGTCATCGAGGCTTTCCGGGAGAACGGCCTCAACACCATGGACCTCAGCGCCGAGCTCTCGGTGGCCCGTCTGGAGGTGGTCCTGTCCACCATCTTCTACCAGCTCAACAAGCGCATGCCCACCACCCACCAGATCAACGCGGAGCAGTCCGTCGGCGTGCTGCTCAACTTCCTGCTGGCGGCCTACGACCC GGAGAGCCGCGGGAAAATATCTGTCTTTGTTGTGAAGACGGCCGTAGCAACCATCTGTGGAGGGAAAATTCTGGATAAATTAAGAT ATATTTTTTCACAGATATCAGATTCCGCTGGAATAATGGCGCCGTCACAGTTTGACCAGTTTCTGAGGGAGGTTCTCAAGTTACCGATGGCGGTTTTCGAGGGGCCTTCGTTCGGTTACACGGAACAAGCTGCGAGAACCTGCTTCGCGCAGCAG AAAAAGGTCTCCCTCAACACATTCCTCGATACGCTGATGTCAGACCCGCCCCCTCAGTGTCTGGTGTGGTTGCCGCTCATGCACCGGCTCGCCAACGTGGAGAACG TCTTTCACCCGGTCGAGTGCTCCTACTGCCATACTGAGAGTATGATGGGCTTCCGCTACCGCTGCCAGCAATGTCATAATTACCAGCTCTGTCAGGACTGCTTCTGGAGGGGGCATGCCAGCGGTTCCCATAGCAACCAGCACCAAATGAAGGAGTATACGTCATGG AAATCCCCTGCTAAGAAGTTATCCCATGCCCTCAGTAAATCGCTGAGCTGTGCATCCAGCAGAGAGCCTCTTCACCCCTTCTTTCCTGAAATGCCAGAGAAACCTCTTAACCTAGCTCATATTGT AGACACGTG GCCACCGCGACCAGTGAACATCACCAATGACTACTCGTTCTCCCACTCCATGCCTACATCAGGGAACCCTTACTCCACCAAAAA CAAGAATAATGATGTTGAGCAAAGAAAGCCCTTGACTGGGGCGGCTCCGCATCTGATGAAAGGCAGAGG TTTGCTGGACAGCAGTAACCATCAAGATGAAGAGCACAGTCTTATCGCCCGCTATGCTGCTAGactggctgctgatgctgcg GCTCAACAGCAGAGGGTCCCCACGGACCTCCCCTGCTCTCCGGATGCCAAcaaacagcagcggcagctcatTGCAGAGCTCGAGAGCAAAAACAG AGAAATCCTGCAGGAAATCCAGCGGCTGCGTCTCCAGCACGAGGAGGCCTCCCAGCCGCCTCCCGACAGGGGCCAGCAGAACCCCACGCTGCTGGCTGAGCTGCGACTTCTCAG GCAACGGAAAGACGAGCTTGAACAAAGAATGTCCACTCTGCAGGAGAGTCGCAGGGAACTCatggtgcagctggagcaaCTGATGATGCTTCTCAAG caggaggaggaacgaAAACGAGGC ACTCAGGGTCCGGGCTCTCCGCGCTCTTCCCCCAGCCACACCGTCAGCCGGCCGATGCCCACCCCGATCCACTCGGACTCCGCCGGCACCACCCCCACTCACACGCCTCAGGACTCGCTCATGGGCGTGGGAGGGGATGTTCAAGAGGCCTTCGCTCAGG GTCCACGGAGAAATTTAAGAAATGACCTTCTCATAGCGGCTGACTCCATCACCAACACAATGTCATCACTGGTTAAGGAACTCAATTCAG AGGGTGGAAGTGAGACAGAGAGCACCGTGGATTCAGACTTTGGGCGCGGTGACCTACTGGCTACGACCTCTTCAGATCCCTTCCTCAGCTACAAACCAAG gagTGCTGCGGATGATGAGAGGTTTGAGAACgatctggagcagcagctggaggacgagcTCACCTTGGACGAGCTAAcgaagcacaggcaggatgcaGAGAAAACATGCATG GTGACTCTGCAGCAGTGA
- the dtna gene encoding dystrobrevin alpha isoform X6 — protein MIEDCRQRGDNMADRRQLFVEMRAQDLDSIRLSTYRTACKLRFVQKKCNLHLVDIWNVIEAFRENGLNTMDLSAELSVARLEVVLSTIFYQLNKRMPTTHQINAEQSVGVLLNFLLAAYDPESRGKISVFVVKTAVATICGGKILDKLRYIFSQISDSAGIMAPSQFDQFLREVLKLPMAVFEGPSFGYTEQAARTCFAQQKKVSLNTFLDTLMSDPPPQCLVWLPLMHRLANVENVFHPVECSYCHTESMMGFRYRCQQCHNYQLCQDCFWRGHASGSHSNQHQMKEYTSWKSPAKKLSHALSKSLSCASSREPLHPFFPEMPEKPLNLAHIVDTWPPRPVNITNDYSFSHSMPTSGNPYSTKNKNNDVEQRKPLTGAAPHLMKGRGLLDSSNHQDEEHSLIARYAARLAADAAQAQQQRVPTDLPCSPDANKQQRQLIAELESKNREILQEIQRLRLQHEEASQPPPDRGQQNPTLLAELRLLRQRKDELEQRMSTLQESRRELMVQLEQLMMLLKQEEERKRGTQGPGSPRSSPSHTVSRPMPTPIHSDSAGTTPTHTPQDSLMGVGGDVQEAFAQGPRRNLRNDLLIAADSITNTMSSLVKELNSEGGSETESTVDSDFGRGDLLATTSSDPFLSYKPRSAADDERFENDLEQQLEDELTLDELTKHRQDAEKTCMVTLQQ, from the exons ATGATTGAAGACTGTAGGCAGCGCGGTGACAACATGGCAGATAGACGGCAACTGTTCGTTGAAATGA GGGCTCAGGATTTGGACTCCATACGGTTATCAACATACAGAACAGCTTGCAAACTCAGATTTGTGCAGAAGAAATGCAACT TGCATTTGGTCGACATATGGAACGTCATCGAGGCTTTCCGGGAGAACGGCCTCAACACCATGGACCTCAGCGCCGAGCTCTCGGTGGCCCGTCTGGAGGTGGTCCTGTCCACCATCTTCTACCAGCTCAACAAGCGCATGCCCACCACCCACCAGATCAACGCGGAGCAGTCCGTCGGCGTGCTGCTCAACTTCCTGCTGGCGGCCTACGACCC GGAGAGCCGCGGGAAAATATCTGTCTTTGTTGTGAAGACGGCCGTAGCAACCATCTGTGGAGGGAAAATTCTGGATAAATTAAGAT ATATTTTTTCACAGATATCAGATTCCGCTGGAATAATGGCGCCGTCACAGTTTGACCAGTTTCTGAGGGAGGTTCTCAAGTTACCGATGGCGGTTTTCGAGGGGCCTTCGTTCGGTTACACGGAACAAGCTGCGAGAACCTGCTTCGCGCAGCAG AAAAAGGTCTCCCTCAACACATTCCTCGATACGCTGATGTCAGACCCGCCCCCTCAGTGTCTGGTGTGGTTGCCGCTCATGCACCGGCTCGCCAACGTGGAGAACG TCTTTCACCCGGTCGAGTGCTCCTACTGCCATACTGAGAGTATGATGGGCTTCCGCTACCGCTGCCAGCAATGTCATAATTACCAGCTCTGTCAGGACTGCTTCTGGAGGGGGCATGCCAGCGGTTCCCATAGCAACCAGCACCAAATGAAGGAGTATACGTCATGG AAATCCCCTGCTAAGAAGTTATCCCATGCCCTCAGTAAATCGCTGAGCTGTGCATCCAGCAGAGAGCCTCTTCACCCCTTCTTTCCTGAAATGCCAGAGAAACCTCTTAACCTAGCTCATATTGT AGACACGTG GCCACCGCGACCAGTGAACATCACCAATGACTACTCGTTCTCCCACTCCATGCCTACATCAGGGAACCCTTACTCCACCAAAAA CAAGAATAATGATGTTGAGCAAAGAAAGCCCTTGACTGGGGCGGCTCCGCATCTGATGAAAGGCAGAGG TTTGCTGGACAGCAGTAACCATCAAGATGAAGAGCACAGTCTTATCGCCCGCTATGCTGCTAGactggctgctgatgctgcg CAGGCTCAACAGCAGAGGGTCCCCACGGACCTCCCCTGCTCTCCGGATGCCAAcaaacagcagcggcagctcatTGCAGAGCTCGAGAGCAAAAACAG AGAAATCCTGCAGGAAATCCAGCGGCTGCGTCTCCAGCACGAGGAGGCCTCCCAGCCGCCTCCCGACAGGGGCCAGCAGAACCCCACGCTGCTGGCTGAGCTGCGACTTCTCAG GCAACGGAAAGACGAGCTTGAACAAAGAATGTCCACTCTGCAGGAGAGTCGCAGGGAACTCatggtgcagctggagcaaCTGATGATGCTTCTCAAG caggaggaggaacgaAAACGAGGC ACTCAGGGTCCGGGCTCTCCGCGCTCTTCCCCCAGCCACACCGTCAGCCGGCCGATGCCCACCCCGATCCACTCGGACTCCGCCGGCACCACCCCCACTCACACGCCTCAGGACTCGCTCATGGGCGTGGGAGGGGATGTTCAAGAGGCCTTCGCTCAGG GTCCACGGAGAAATTTAAGAAATGACCTTCTCATAGCGGCTGACTCCATCACCAACACAATGTCATCACTGGTTAAGGAACTCAATTCAG AGGGTGGAAGTGAGACAGAGAGCACCGTGGATTCAGACTTTGGGCGCGGTGACCTACTGGCTACGACCTCTTCAGATCCCTTCCTCAGCTACAAACCAAG gagTGCTGCGGATGATGAGAGGTTTGAGAACgatctggagcagcagctggaggacgagcTCACCTTGGACGAGCTAAcgaagcacaggcaggatgcaGAGAAAACATGCATG GTGACTCTGCAGCAGTGA